One Alnus glutinosa chromosome 13, dhAlnGlut1.1, whole genome shotgun sequence genomic window, ATCCCACATTGTCGATACTAGAAAACAACCGATAAAGTTCTTCATCCtgtaaaataatgaaaaacaaACATATGTCCAGATTTCAATAACAACACATGCATAATTAGGAGCAcatacatataaaaatcaatataAGTAAATTACCTTAACATCATATGGGAGGTTACCCACAAAAACAGTTCTCTTGTTATCATAAAGTGAATCATTTTCCCCTTTCAACTTCTTACGAGGTGGGCATGCCCTGTCAACACGGATGTGATTTCCTCCAACCTAGAATCAGTTAAAGAAAACATCAACAAATAGTAACTTAAACTAAAAATTAAGATGGCACAAAGATTAAACTTCACATGCTGGTTGCCAACACTTGAGATAAGAACATACCACAGCCATGTTATGGGACAGAGAAGCCTTAGTGGATTCCTCAGTTTTAAAAACAATGTAAGCATGAACACTGCAATAGGAAGCTTTGTCAAAAGCAAAACAACACTGATTGAAgaaacgacaaaaaaaaaaaaaaaaaaaaccctataatAGCATCAACAACAAATCAAAGCAGTCATGTATCAATTATCAATTAAATGATGAAAATGAAAGACTTCCTTCTTCAGCTTAAACATAAATTCTATCTAGAAGCCATCAATAAGGAAAAAGCATATTGCCTCATTCACGTAACGATAGTAAATTTATTGGCGACTGCAAAAGATGAAATTGCCaagacaaataaaaagaaaaattatttagaccacaaaaagaaaaaatgaaaaatttaatacaGTAGAGCGAAgtcagaaaatatatatatacgaccAACcaacccaaaatcaatggacAACATAAAATGAGTACCACAAAGATTAGAAGCTTATAAAGCAAAACATTCAAACAAGTTAAATCAGTCAAACTAGTACAAAAATCCAAACAACAATGTGATTCAAAATCCTCACCTGTCAGCAGTTTCATTGATTTGCTTTGTAATGATCGCTTCCTTTCTCGGCCTTTTTGTCTGCAAAACAATAATCATAGGCATAAATCACATCTCTGTTTAATGTAGCAAAACAAACATATCCATTTCTCGAATTGTTTGAACACAAAATCATCATGGAACACTCACATCCAAGATGGGAACGGAGCGGATCCTCACAGACTCCACCTCCCCAAATTGTTTGAACTCCTTAACAAGAgccttcttcttcaacttcAGCGGCAAGTTCCCAACAAACACAGTCCTCAAAAGCTTGCTCTCGTCGTCGTAACCTTCCGGCGAAACCACCAAATCCTGCACATTATCCACTGTTTTCCTCTTCTCCCCGAcaagtttcttcttctctctctcctcttcctcttccgcCGCCACGCCGTACTTCTTCTCCTCGTATTCTCTCTCAAGCtcatctctcttcctcttcttcgcACCCAAAATAGGGTTCTCTCCGTTCGATTTGGGACCCAATTTACAGCCTTTCCCTTCGTCTTTCTTCAATGCCCCATTGGACCCAGAACCtaaattagggtttctaccCTTGTCGTCCTTAAACGCACCGTTAGATTCGGCTCCAACATTAggttttttgggtttctctttctttgctttcttctccCCCAATGGTGCCTCCGAAGCTTCAGCGATCGTATCCGAATCAAGATTAGGTTTAGGATTTTTCTGCTTGCCCCTATCCCTTTTCTTCTTCGGCTCACCGTCAAGATTAGGGTTTTCAGAGACGACGTCGTTGGGGATTCTGAGAGACTCAGCCGGAGCAAACCCGAATGATTCTTGAGGCTTTCTCCTATAGGGGTTGCTTTCAGAGAAAATGGAAAAGGCAGCGTTTTGGTCATCCGTGGCTTCGCCGAATAGGTTCTTGAAAATACCCGACGAGGACGGAACGGCGTCGCTTTGGGGAGACTGCTCTGGTTCTTTGGCTTTGGTTTTGGGTTTCGGCTTTCCCATTCTTCTTTAGGTTTTGGTTCAAAAGAGCTGCGAAAAGAGACGTTTGAATTGGTAGCGAATGAGCAAGTTTGAAGATTGATGGCGTGTAGCCTCGacgctttttctttttcctctttataATTGacaattttcatcaaaattgcaacaataagaaaaatatatttatttttaagtacaTTATGGATtaaatattttagttattttattttattttaaaactcaaCTTAGACCAAagaagttaatttaattttgataatcaaCGATTTTTGTAATCTGTAATAGTATTTCAtgtttttgtacaatttttttcttcgtGATTACTATCTTGGTCGAAATActgtgggattttttttttttttttttagtttatatgaataaaaaaactctatttttttttagcatattagattaataataaaaattactaggTCTGATCTTTATTTCTGTTTAAAATGACATACGAGGTATTTCTACCGGCACACCCGACAAACCTCTATACTCAccttttagaaaacaaaaacctaaCTTGGGAGGTGGTTTTTTTGGCCGTAAAATCACCGCTTATCTCAAACATTTAAATCAATACTAAGTGATtagtttaatcatttaattaatatttttttttaataatttgcaaaacccaaaaaatggTCCAAGAAGAAAAGCTCTCTTTCAAACAAGATCGATCACATAGAAAAACACATACAAGTTTACAAAATGAATCTATCTTCCAAACAAGATCATCTCCAGTAACAACATTAGCCAATAATATTGCATGATCTTTGTAGGAAATTACGGCAAAGTGGGCAACTAAGATTTGGGCGCTCCAGCCAAGCATCAATGCACGGCACATGGAACTCGTGGTTGCATGCACTGAGAAAACACACGGCAGTGCATCATTCCCCATCCTCGAATTCTTCCAAGCAAATCACACGTACAGTCGCTGCCGCCGGCGCCATATTTAGACGTACGCCATAACAGGCCGGCTGCATAAGTTGTTCTATTTCATGGCTCTCGATTCTTGGCAAAGCAGGAACGTACGTACGTAGAATGCAATCAATAATATTAGGAATATGCACCTGTCGAGTCAAGAAGCCACCAAAGTAAGTAATTGCTATATCAAGCCGAAAACCATCCTCGTAGCTAGGAGGATCCATCGATGGTGATTATATTATACTGGCTAAACTTTTTTGGaagaggaatatatatatatatatatatatatagagagagagagagagagagagaggatccaTCCGATAAATacagagagagaatgaaaatagAAGTACATTGGGATCGTGCTGCTATCCCTCCTTTTGGTGTCCTAATCCTGTTGAAAAGTTTGTTTAGGACGAAGATCGATCTTTCAAATTAGTGTGTCtgaaattttcataaaaaatgaagaGGTTGGGGGATCTACTTGTCTGGAGTAGATGGACGGCATCCTAGTCTGTTTCGGGCACTAGCTAGGCCCCACAACCAGTAGGTTTAGACtgtccaaatttatttttaaatttggataGTTTAACTTGAGAAAATTTCAATCATATTGTTTAGAGggatgttaaaaattatatttttatcttcaaattattctacatttttatcccaaaaCTTCATACATGAGTTTAAAGATTTCCAATTTTGAAAAGCTTTGCttgtttgaagtttttttttttttttttttaatttattttatagattcgttcgtttttgtttttttgttttcaaaaatttaaaaatagaaataaaaaaatattgaaaattgtatttgaattgtttaaaaaacagaaaacaaaattcagaaaaCACGTTTGGAAAGTTGTCTAAAAGTAAATTTCACTCCAaaaacttttaaatttatttttaaattcatgtTTGGATGAAAATTTTGATGGTGGACTAAGAGTCCGTTTGAATTTTCGATTTCAGAAAGTACGATTTTAATATGTGTGATtagaaaaagtaatttttaaaaatgcaattaaacgtttagaaaattatagtttagtttttaaaattaaatattagcctttaaaattctgcgttttcaaacaAACATCaatttttctgcgttttcaaatcacaaatttttaaaaacgcaatttccgAACAAAATTAACTTTCTATggtttgatttaaaatcgcattttttatttacggaatcgcaatttcaaacgtACCCTTCGACTAAATAGTCATTCTTGATTATTGCTCAAAAGataatcgtttttttttttttttctctctctctttattattattattttattttttttgggccaCGATGTCGACTAGCAATATCCCGACATTTTTATTTGtctcaactttttttaaaccataaaacaGAATTGGGTCAGAAATTATGGGCTAGCTTCCAAACACATtatacatttaaaaatttttaattaaccaAATTTTTATAAAGCAATGAAGCATGCATCTTCATcatattctctaaattaaatgcattttgcattttATCTACTATGCTTATCCaaaggaataggatcctctcctcCTTATCCAAATATAAGTAGGTTGATGGTAGATGCAAGATGGTAGATgaatgtataatttttttttttttttttttggtgtctttGCTTGAGTTCTTTTGTGTGTTGTATGGATTTGGatcctctataattatttgttcaaatttgagagaatttaggcAAATGATTATGAAAGACCACTTATAGGATccatctgaccaaataaaaattgggctggCCAACTACTTATATGACACACCTGGTCGAATACAAATAATTAGTCTTCACAATTACCTGTccgaattcttttaaattcggacaaataattgtaaagaaTTCTAATCAATCTTGTATTAGTTGGtaatctctcacaattacctgtcTGAATTATCTTAAATTCAGACAAATTATCTCAAATGATCTAATCCATCTTATATTAGTGGGTTTAGTTAGCTTTAACAAGTTTGATGAGTTCTTTCAGCCAAGTTGCGTTTCTTTGCGTGTCTTGTTTATCAAATCACTTTCATACTATTTCACCCactatatgtacttttttttttgggaacaaTATTTCATCTTCTGATCATCAGCTTCCAATAATTACTCTGTTTTGATGGAAATGGGTCGACCTCTTTGTTGCTTAACAGCCTTCTATTTTCTTCTAACGTTGTTCAGCTTTGACACAGAAGCTGGAATTGTCGGAGTAAATTATGGGATGGTGGGGAACAACCTCCCGCCGCCGAGCCAGGTTGTCGCACTCCTAAAATCAAGAAGTATAACGCGGCTTCACCTTTTCTTCCCCAATCATGATGCCCTTCAAGCTTTACAGAATTCAGGAATTGAAGTCATCCTCGGAACACTAAACCAGGATCTCCAAAGTCTCGGGAGCGACCCATCATTCGCCAAAAGCTGGGTTAACACCAATCTAGTTCCATATTCCAAAACTATCCGTTTCCGGTGCATATCGGCCGGCAACGAAGTCATCCCCGGCGACTTAGCAGCCTATGTTTTTCCAGCCATGGAGAATCTAAAAGCAGCATTGAATGCTGCTGAACAACAACTAGCCTATAATATCCCAGTAAGTACTTCAATGTCAACGTCGATTCTTGGACTTTCATACCCACCTTCTCGAGGGGAATTTTCCGGAGATGTGATTTCGGTGATGAGATCAATAGCAGGTTTCTTAGCAGCAAACGGAAGCCCGCTGCTTGTGAATGTGTATCCTTACTTTGCATATGTGAGTAATCAAAAGCAGATTCCGTTGTCCTATGCACTATTTAACGGCACCAATGTGGTGGTGAAAGACGGAGAGCTCGAGTATAGAAACCTCTTCGATGCTATGACTGATGCTGTTTACTCGGCGCTGGAGAAGGTGGGTGGCGCCTCTGTTCGGATTGTTGTGTCTGAAAGCGGATGGCCATCCAAAGACGAAAATGGTGGCGCTGCATCAATCGCTAATGCCCGAATGTATAATAACAACCTGATTGCGCATGTATCGGGGGCATCCGGTACACCAAGGAGGCCGGGGAATAGCACAGAGTCTTATGTTTTCGCCATTTTTAACGAGAATCTCAAACCTCCGGGAACAGAGCAGAACTTTGGCTTGTTCTACCCAAATATGACCGAGGTGTACCCTATTGATTTTGCTTATTAATTACACGGGATGTGTTATTTCTACGTCATATTATCTTACATCAATTCTATACCTTACTTTACATCAATTCTACACCAAGATACATTAAGTGTGAATCCTATGTATATAGGATTCACATATATGAAACTCACATGCATGAATCACACACATTATATATCTTGGTGTAGGGTAATGTGATATAGAAAATTATTTCCCTAATTAGACAGATGAAAAAGAAGTTGTAAAGTGATTATCGGCCTTGATTTAGGGTGTATTTGGAattacgatttcgtagacaataaatgcgattttaaaccaaattgcagaacataaatcgtttagaaactgcgtttttaaaaattgcaatttgaaaacgcagaaaatcagttttttcaaatcgcatgtaagttgatgcttttttaaaaacgtgaaattttaaaggctaatttgagattttaaaggctaaattgcgattttgtcaaacgtttaactgcgtttttaaaaatcatttttttcaaatcacacactttaaaatcattattttaaatcacactttttaaaatcgcaaacccaaacggatccTTAGCCAATTATTTTTCGAGAAAAATGCTTAAGTAAAAGaagtatattctttttatcaagtcaggttttaatttgtaaatttaCTTCCTATGGttttaatctttataaaaaaagaaaaaagatcattTCATTAGagtttctttaaatttttaacacctTGACACTCTGGCTTGCCATGTAATGCCACGTTAGCATAACACGTCATTATCatggttttaaaaaaagttaacagCAAAGAATTAGAAACGGTgcgttttttgtttgaaaacaaaaggtctttcttcttcttctttttcttctacttaCTCCCCTTCCTCTCTTAGCCCTCTTTTACATTGCCAATGCACTCAAAAAGGTGATGCGATCAGTATTGAATTTGagataaatcactattaaattttaattaaataaaattttttaaaattacattataTTTAGGAGATATAAATCCTACTTACAGCATtatttatatgaaaataaattcgattATGTTGCACAATTGAGAGAAGTAAATAGAATTAATAGAATCCGTTGTGCTAATGGGCTTATCAGTAATTGCCATACCAACCCACTCATCCAAGCTCACCCAATTATTGGTACACATATTCTCTTTCACACCACTTTCATGCAACTTAAGCAATTTTCTTAACCACCTCATGAGCCCTGAATTTCAAGCTTAAGGCACGATAGGAAGTGGAAGAACATGGGATAAGAACTAACGATAAGCAGTTTAGAACAAACCATTATTATAAAAAGcaatccaaaactaaaaaaaagatACTTTTGTACGTTTCCTCTCAAACTCTTGCCGATTTCAAGCCATTTATTCGATACATATTCATTTAAGCATCAGAGGCATCTCCTATCAACCCACACCGGCAaactcttttgtatacttctatcCTCTTTTACTAGTGCTTTTGATTGATATTTTGACACTTGAGAAAAGCTATTCTAACAAAATCCGGTATATATTAGATTCTTCCTTGGACAATATTATAGGGGGAGGGAGCTAATTTCTACACCGAAGACAATTCAGTCTACTCTAATCGACTCTAGTTAATTGAGcacaaaatgcaaaaaatataaaataaaaaacaaaaaaataaaacaaaagttgGTTCGAATCAAAATCTTGTCAATGATTACAATTAGTATCAATTCGTGTAGCTAAAACGGTACCTCTCCACTCTTAATTCGAGGGGTTGGAGAATAATTAAAGGGCTACTCTTACTGCATAGTTTACTTTTACTTTtggattaaaaacaaaaatctctctctctctctctctctctctctctctctctctctctctctctctctctcaattatcTAATAGAGGGAATATTTGCAGGCAGTGACCATCACTCCCATATGAACAGCAAGTATTGGACAAGCAATTGCCGGCCTAAAACTCTAAATTGAATGTGAATTTGCCAAGCTGCCACTTGCACCCATTTTGAAACACCAAGTAATTTTCTTCGATATTCAATGACAACTACATTATTTTCAATGCTTATTGTTAGTTGACTAGGATCCCCAGAAGTAGTATTTAGTGCCGAGTTTAGTACAAAGTTTTTATTACTACAGGAGTCAAGATCGAAGGAGAGGGAAAGAGTTCCCAAAGGTTTGTTTTATTCTTCATCCCTTTCTAGTCTTATTTTTCAGTATTAgatcttctcttcttctctctttgtttgtttttttcttttctttttaattgaatgGGAAAGAAGGGTTACAAATTAAAAGAGTTTCTTTCCCACTTATTATCCGGATAGAAAAGAGAATGGAAGATCATATGaaaatgatttcaaaaacaAGATGTACGTAAAGCGGTCCATTTAACTAAAATATGTGTTCGAAAATTAGCACATCGAAACTCTAACATTGTATGTAGTGACTAGGTCATCTCAATCGAGCATATCATGGGTTTCTAACATTGTATGTAGTGACTCTAACATATTTCAGTTACAATTTAACTTCTAAAATTATGTGCTTTCAAAAAACCATCATgttgcttgcgatttgaaaaatgcAAAACAATTTACGTTTCAAatcgaatttttttaaaagcacaaTTCCAAGCGATCtattttttgcgatttgatttcaaaattgcactttttatctacgaaatggCAATGTCAAATGCACTCTAAAAAAGTATGTAAaaagtacatgctattaaaaaaaacatgtacttctcacatactAATGAATACACGTCATTTTTTTAGAGACCGAGTTGTAAGctaaataagaaagagaaatttctaTCCCTTTCTTATTTAATGCACTTGAGTTTAATTAATAcatatcaaattcaaattcaaactcAAATAATGCATTTTATTTCTTAACTTCCAtagaccaaatatattttccttatttatatgGTCCATGAGCATTCCTAAACGCATCTATGGCACACATTTCCtgcatttttatatttaattacgACAAATGCTTGAAAATGCCATTGTTTATGGGTGTGTTTGATCTATCTATAAGCCTTACTTTCCTCTTACTTAGAGACTTCCCGGTATGGAGGAGAAGAAAGATAGTCCTAAACAAAGTCATCAACAAGAGCAGACTGAAGAAGAAAAGCCTGATGAACAAGTGGAGGCCGCTGCTGATCATGAAGAAAAAGTCATTTCTATGCTTGAAAAGAACCAGTTACCCGAGGATACAGATCAGAAAGAAAGACATGAAAATAAGGCAGAAATAAGTGTTGGGTCGTCCAAATTATCTGGAAAAGATGGAGAGGGGAGGCAAACAGATTCAtcaaagaaatcaaaagaaGGTTCAAAACGAAATGCCAAGGAAAAGCACACGGTCCCTCAACCATTTTCTTTTGCAACTGATAAAAGGATGTCTAAGGAAAGACGAAGTAGTTCAATGGATTTTTCTGCAGCAAATGAGGAAAGAAGGTCAAAAGAAAAACGAGGT contains:
- the LOC133854455 gene encoding uncharacterized protein LOC133854455 — its product is MGKPKPKTKAKEPEQSPQSDAVPSSSGIFKNLFGEATDDQNAAFSIFSESNPYRRKPQESFGFAPAESLRIPNDVVSENPNLDGEPKKKRDRGKQKNPKPNLDSDTIAEASEAPLGEKKAKKEKPKKPNVGAESNGAFKDDKGRNPNLGSGSNGALKKDEGKGCKLGPKSNGENPILGAKKRKRDELEREYEEKKYGVAAEEEEEREKKKLVGEKRKTVDNVQDLVVSPEGYDDESKLLRTVFVGNLPLKLKKKALVKEFKQFGEVESVRIRSVPILDTKRPRKEAIITKQINETADSVHAYIVFKTEESTKASLSHNMAVVGGNHIRVDRACPPRKKLKGENDSLYDNKRTVFVGNLPYDVKDEELYRLFSSIDNVGSSIEAIRVIRHPHMHLGKGIAYILLKTREAANLVVKKRNLKLRDRELRVFHASRDSTPSKRSHPSSAQAANSPAKRLAVDPRTPNMKTPVSYQGLRASKSGVQKKVHQVKRKFVRQGGLNSKSQKGEKPKERQGKRPAVAARKAKELKDGGASGRPGIKRKLDSQTPDSFQRNKKVKKFK
- the LOC133854979 gene encoding putative glucan endo-1,3-beta-glucosidase GVI; this encodes MEMGRPLCCLTAFYFLLTLFSFDTEAGIVGVNYGMVGNNLPPPSQVVALLKSRSITRLHLFFPNHDALQALQNSGIEVILGTLNQDLQSLGSDPSFAKSWVNTNLVPYSKTIRFRCISAGNEVIPGDLAAYVFPAMENLKAALNAAEQQLAYNIPVSTSMSTSILGLSYPPSRGEFSGDVISVMRSIAGFLAANGSPLLVNVYPYFAYVSNQKQIPLSYALFNGTNVVVKDGELEYRNLFDAMTDAVYSALEKVGGASVRIVVSESGWPSKDENGGAASIANARMYNNNLIAHVSGASGTPRRPGNSTESYVFAIFNENLKPPGTEQNFGLFYPNMTEVYPIDFAY